One window of Mixophyes fleayi isolate aMixFle1 chromosome 3, aMixFle1.hap1, whole genome shotgun sequence genomic DNA carries:
- the OVOL2 gene encoding transcription factor Ovo-like 2 isoform X1 → MPRAFLVKRRTPPPAIRSWDELPDEERADTYIPDSIDCILKYVTEDSLSNSSIGDPAGDSPERVSSDSSICNATTPKSNDQCEDVGSPEAEDNSQENAQEQPLDLKRSSVRSKIKVTTGTLSEEIYSCDICGKGFRLQRMLNRHLKCHNQVKRHLCTFCGKGFNDTFDLKRHVRTHTGIRPYKCEICNKAFTQRCSLESHLKKIHGVQQGYAYKQRRDKLFVCEECGYTGPSQEDLYLHVYNGHPGSAFLKKTTKKLAALLQNKITSVLQGSPEPEDELE, encoded by the exons ATGCCCAGAGCTTTCTTGGTGAAGAGAAGGACCCCACCACCGGCTATCCGCAGCTGGGATGAACTCCCGGACGAGGAGAGAGCGGACACCTATATTCCAG ACAGTATTGACTGCATCCTAAAGTATGTGACAGAAGACAGTCTGAGTAACAGCAGCATTGGTGACCCTGCAGGGGACAGTCCTGAGAGGGTCAGTAGTGACTCCAGCATATGTAATGCTACGACCCCCAAAAGTAATGACCAATGTGAAGATGTGGGGTCTCCTGAAGCAGAAGACAATAGTCAAGAGAATGCACAAGAACAACCTCTGGACCTTAAGCGATCATCCGTCAGATCCAAAATTAag GTCACCACTGGAACACTCAGCGAGGAGATTTATAGCTGTGACATCTGTGGTAAAGGGTTCCGCTTGCAGCGCATGCTCAATCGTCACCTCAAGTGTCATAACCAGGTGAAACGGCACCTCTGCACCTTCTGTGGCAAAGGATTCAATGACACATTTGATCTGAAGAGACATGTGAGGACTCACACAG GAATCCGGCCGTACAAATGTGAAATCTGCAACAAAGCATTTACCCAGCGCTGTTCCCTAGAATCTCATCTCAAAAAAATTCATGGGGTGCAGCAAGGCTACGCGTACAAACAGAGGAGAGACAAGTTATTTGTCTGTGAGGAATGTGGGTACACGGGACCCTCCCAGgaggatttatacttacatgTTTACAATGGCCATCCAGGCAGCGCCTTTCTTAAGAAAACCACAAAAAAACTGGCAGCtcttttacaaaacaaaattacatCTGTACTCCAAGGGAGCCCCGAACCAGAAGACGAGTTGGAATGA
- the OVOL2 gene encoding transcription factor Ovo-like 2 isoform X2, translating to MPRAFLVKRRTPPPAIRSWDELPDEERADTYIPGDSPERVSSDSSICNATTPKSNDQCEDVGSPEAEDNSQENAQEQPLDLKRSSVRSKIKVTTGTLSEEIYSCDICGKGFRLQRMLNRHLKCHNQVKRHLCTFCGKGFNDTFDLKRHVRTHTGIRPYKCEICNKAFTQRCSLESHLKKIHGVQQGYAYKQRRDKLFVCEECGYTGPSQEDLYLHVYNGHPGSAFLKKTTKKLAALLQNKITSVLQGSPEPEDELE from the exons ATGCCCAGAGCTTTCTTGGTGAAGAGAAGGACCCCACCACCGGCTATCCGCAGCTGGGATGAACTCCCGGACGAGGAGAGAGCGGACACCTATATTCCAG GGGACAGTCCTGAGAGGGTCAGTAGTGACTCCAGCATATGTAATGCTACGACCCCCAAAAGTAATGACCAATGTGAAGATGTGGGGTCTCCTGAAGCAGAAGACAATAGTCAAGAGAATGCACAAGAACAACCTCTGGACCTTAAGCGATCATCCGTCAGATCCAAAATTAag GTCACCACTGGAACACTCAGCGAGGAGATTTATAGCTGTGACATCTGTGGTAAAGGGTTCCGCTTGCAGCGCATGCTCAATCGTCACCTCAAGTGTCATAACCAGGTGAAACGGCACCTCTGCACCTTCTGTGGCAAAGGATTCAATGACACATTTGATCTGAAGAGACATGTGAGGACTCACACAG GAATCCGGCCGTACAAATGTGAAATCTGCAACAAAGCATTTACCCAGCGCTGTTCCCTAGAATCTCATCTCAAAAAAATTCATGGGGTGCAGCAAGGCTACGCGTACAAACAGAGGAGAGACAAGTTATTTGTCTGTGAGGAATGTGGGTACACGGGACCCTCCCAGgaggatttatacttacatgTTTACAATGGCCATCCAGGCAGCGCCTTTCTTAAGAAAACCACAAAAAAACTGGCAGCtcttttacaaaacaaaattacatCTGTACTCCAAGGGAGCCCCGAACCAGAAGACGAGTTGGAATGA